In Polaromonas sp. JS666, one genomic interval encodes:
- a CDS encoding Lrp/AsnC family transcriptional regulator produces MNTDLKLDRLDIRILCQLQKNGRITNVDLADAVGLSPSPCLIRVKRLEKAGYIASYGAQLKLDKLAEMLTVFTEVTLADHRREDFVRFELAIREIDEILECHLVSGGYDYLLKFTTRGVNHYQSIIEGLLERNIGIEKYFSFIVIKSPFIKPHYPIERLIDPSA; encoded by the coding sequence ATGAATACCGATCTCAAACTCGACCGCCTCGACATCCGCATCCTTTGCCAGCTGCAAAAAAACGGCCGCATCACCAATGTGGATCTGGCTGATGCGGTCGGTTTGTCGCCCAGCCCCTGCCTGATACGTGTCAAACGGCTGGAGAAAGCCGGCTATATCGCGAGTTACGGCGCACAGCTCAAACTCGACAAACTGGCCGAGATGCTGACGGTGTTCACCGAGGTCACGCTGGCCGACCACAGGCGCGAGGACTTTGTGCGTTTTGAGCTGGCGATCCGCGAGATCGACGAGATCCTGGAATGCCATCTGGTCAGCGGCGGTTACGACTACCTGCTCAAGTTCACGACGCGTGGCGTCAACCACTACCAAAGCATTATTGAAGGCCTGCTCGAACGCAATATAGGCATTGAGAAGTACTTCAGCTTTATTGTCATCAAGTCCCCTTTCATCAAGCCGCACTATCCGATCGAGCGGCTGATAGACCCTTCAGCCTGA